One window of Phycisphaeraceae bacterium genomic DNA carries:
- a CDS encoding NADH-quinone oxidoreductase subunit I: MTVREQDILRLTPKPLGAMESIYLPEVFKGFGTTLKHLFTSFGQSKFSPVKSNRTMQYPEERREQLPVEKGGLYAPNFRGVHRLNRDEAGRVKCVACMMCPTICPARCIHIEAAESPWDDREKYPKKFEIDELRCIYCGMCEEACPVDAIELTTEYDIVGRSRQEMVFDKEKLLEVYDVTISKKPM; the protein is encoded by the coding sequence ATGACCGTTCGAGAACAAGACATTCTCCGCCTGACTCCCAAGCCGCTCGGCGCGATGGAAAGCATCTATCTGCCCGAAGTCTTCAAGGGATTCGGCACGACGCTCAAACACCTCTTCACAAGCTTCGGGCAATCGAAGTTCAGCCCGGTCAAAAGCAACCGAACGATGCAGTACCCCGAGGAGCGCCGGGAGCAGTTGCCCGTCGAAAAGGGCGGCCTGTACGCGCCAAACTTCCGGGGCGTGCACCGCCTGAATCGAGACGAGGCCGGACGCGTGAAGTGCGTCGCGTGCATGATGTGCCCGACCATCTGTCCGGCTCGCTGCATTCACATCGAGGCGGCAGAAAGCCCGTGGGACGATCGGGAAAAGTACCCCAAGAAATTCGAAATCGATGAGCTGCGCTGCATCTACTGCGGCATGTGCGAAGAAGCATGTCCGGTGGACGCCATCGAGTTGACCACCGAATACGACATCGTCGGTCGGTCGCGCCAGGAAATGGTGTTCGACAAAGAAAAACTGCTCGAGGTTTACGACGTCACGATCAGCAAGAAGCCGATGTGA
- a CDS encoding DUF971 domain-containing protein, with amino-acid sequence MTTPTPTPAPSDSPSPSQIDLKKDKGLTIRWSDGTTSYYPIAYLRRMSPSADMRQLREEMASNPLTVLPSRGGSGPVQATGASLVGNYAIKIEFSDGHSSGIYSWVYLRSIDPDRPQAPPQA; translated from the coding sequence ATGACCACCCCCACCCCCACCCCCGCCCCCTCCGATTCTCCGTCGCCCTCCCAGATCGACTTGAAGAAGGATAAAGGTCTCACGATTCGCTGGTCGGATGGAACCACGTCCTATTACCCGATCGCGTACCTCCGGCGCATGTCCCCTTCGGCGGACATGCGCCAGTTACGCGAAGAGATGGCCTCGAATCCGCTCACGGTTCTTCCTTCGCGTGGCGGCTCGGGACCGGTCCAGGCGACCGGCGCCTCGCTCGTCGGAAACTACGCCATCAAAATCGAGTTTTCGGATGGCCACTCCAGCGGAATTTATTCGTGGGTCTACCTGAGGTCGATTGATCCTGATCGACCTCAGGCCCCGCCTCAGGCGTGA
- a CDS encoding CoA transferase subunit A has product MANKTFSSAADTFQDLRSRGILRDGITVMVGGFGLCGIPENLILALRDSGVKDLTCISNNAGVDDFGLGLLLKTRQIRKMISSYVGENAEFERQFLSGELEVEFNPQGTLAERIRAGGAGIPAFYTATGAGTKVAEGKETRELFRPFDGVGGCTIPGWKVPGKHSPTTRAGATPREYVLETGLFADLSLVKAHKADPFGNLVYRKTARNFNPMMATAAAFVIAEVDQLVGLGDLDPEAIHTPGSYVDRIVQAKAEKRIEQRTVRK; this is encoded by the coding sequence ATGGCGAACAAAACTTTCTCATCGGCTGCAGACACCTTCCAAGACCTGCGGTCCCGCGGCATCCTGCGCGACGGCATCACCGTCATGGTCGGCGGCTTCGGGCTCTGCGGCATTCCCGAGAATCTCATCCTCGCGCTCCGCGACAGCGGCGTGAAGGACCTCACCTGCATCAGCAACAACGCGGGCGTTGACGATTTTGGCCTCGGGTTGCTGCTGAAAACCCGTCAAATCCGCAAGATGATCTCGTCGTACGTGGGCGAGAACGCGGAATTCGAGCGGCAGTTTCTCTCCGGCGAGCTCGAAGTCGAGTTCAATCCGCAAGGCACGCTTGCCGAGCGCATCCGCGCCGGCGGCGCCGGCATCCCGGCGTTCTATACGGCGACGGGCGCGGGAACCAAAGTGGCCGAAGGCAAGGAGACGCGCGAGTTGTTCCGGCCGTTCGACGGCGTGGGCGGGTGCACGATTCCAGGCTGGAAGGTCCCCGGCAAGCACTCCCCCACTACACGGGCTGGTGCGACACCCCGCGAGTACGTGCTCGAGACAGGGCTTTTCGCCGATCTCTCGCTGGTGAAGGCCCACAAAGCCGATCCGTTCGGCAACCTTGTCTATCGCAAGACTGCGAGGAATTTCAATCCGATGATGGCGACCGCCGCGGCATTTGTGATCGCGGAAGTCGATCAACTCGTCGGGCTGGGCGATCTTGATCCCGAAGCGATCCACACGCCGGGGAGTTACGTTGATCGGATCGTGCAGGCGAAGGCGGAAAAGCGGATAGAGCAGAGGACGGTGAGGAAGTGA
- a CDS encoding four helix bundle protein, with protein MRYSRFEQVPVWKAAFELGVALLELTEDASFSGIGDIRNQLQRAVVSVGNNIAEGFERGTTNDLLTFLYYAKGSCGEVRSMLLTCQRLRRFACVEQQIAGFIIQTENISRQLAGWAESLQNAEIRGIRYLTDDARESGARKERRVAFEQQLRDVVEQGRLKREAQQAQRSSSSET; from the coding sequence GTGCGCTATTCCCGCTTCGAACAGGTGCCCGTCTGGAAAGCCGCGTTCGAACTGGGCGTCGCGCTTTTGGAACTGACCGAAGACGCCTCCTTTTCCGGGATCGGCGACATCCGGAACCAACTCCAGCGTGCGGTGGTTTCCGTCGGCAACAACATTGCCGAGGGGTTTGAGCGGGGCACTACGAACGACCTCTTGACGTTTCTGTATTACGCCAAGGGTTCCTGCGGCGAAGTGCGTTCCATGCTTCTGACTTGTCAGCGACTCCGCCGTTTCGCTTGCGTTGAACAGCAAATCGCAGGTTTCATAATTCAGACCGAGAATATCTCCCGTCAACTCGCCGGTTGGGCGGAGTCGCTTCAGAACGCCGAGATCAGGGGCATCCGGTATCTGACCGATGATGCCCGCGAATCGGGCGCGCGCAAAGAGCGACGGGTCGCGTTCGAGCAGCAGCTTCGGGACGTTGTCGAACAGGGACGCCTCAAGCGCGAAGCTCAGCAGGCCCAGCGTTCTTCTTCGTCCGAAACATGA
- a CDS encoding DUF3224 domain-containing protein produces the protein MILMKASGPFEVKLEPVGTPEKGPGSTLGRMTIDKQFHGDLEAVSKGEMLSAMTDTKGSAGYVAIERVTGTLNGKRGTFVLQHNATMDRGKPSLNIIVVPDSATDELVGLTGTMKINIEGGKHSYEFDYSLPKS, from the coding sequence ATGATTTTGATGAAAGCGAGCGGGCCGTTCGAAGTGAAACTCGAACCGGTCGGCACGCCCGAAAAGGGCCCGGGCTCGACGCTCGGCAGGATGACGATCGACAAGCAGTTCCATGGCGATCTCGAAGCCGTCTCGAAGGGCGAGATGCTCAGCGCGATGACCGATACCAAGGGGTCCGCGGGTTACGTCGCGATCGAACGTGTCACCGGAACACTGAACGGGAAGCGCGGTACATTTGTGCTCCAGCACAACGCAACCATGGACCGCGGCAAACCGTCGCTCAACATCATCGTGGTGCCCGATTCCGCGACGGATGAACTGGTGGGGCTGACTGGAACGATGAAAATCAATATCGAGGGCGGCAAGCACTCGTACGAATTCGACTATTCACTGCCAAAGTCGTAA
- a CDS encoding HAD-IA family hydrolase, with translation MNLDIAFIRCVSFDCYGTLIDWQSGLAAAVAPLRAGLPQIPGGEALFSAFAKLEREAERPPYCSYKDVLRQVMSGLTGIAGPCELLDALWRSIADWPAFSDTPDSLRHLKARFGRLAVLSNIDDDLFEASHARLGVRLDTLVTAQQVRSYKPDERNFRALLTALDLRPDQVLHVAESRFHDIEPAAKLGLRTAWIQRQSGASASGEALDRSVNADVQARSLAELCDLLKC, from the coding sequence ATGAACCTCGATATCGCCTTCATCCGCTGCGTCTCTTTCGACTGCTACGGCACGCTGATCGACTGGCAATCGGGACTTGCCGCTGCGGTCGCACCGCTGCGCGCTGGTTTGCCTCAGATTCCGGGCGGCGAAGCGCTTTTTTCCGCGTTCGCGAAGCTCGAGCGCGAAGCGGAGCGTCCCCCCTACTGCTCCTACAAAGATGTCCTGCGCCAGGTGATGTCCGGCCTGACGGGCATCGCGGGCCCGTGCGAATTGCTCGACGCGCTGTGGCGCTCGATCGCCGATTGGCCCGCATTTTCCGACACGCCCGATTCGCTCCGCCATTTGAAAGCCCGCTTCGGCCGACTTGCCGTGCTCTCCAACATCGACGACGATCTCTTTGAGGCCAGCCATGCCAGGCTCGGCGTCCGCCTTGACACCCTCGTCACCGCGCAGCAGGTTCGGTCGTACAAACCCGACGAACGCAACTTTCGCGCCTTGCTGACAGCGCTCGACTTGCGACCAGATCAGGTGCTTCACGTCGCCGAGAGCCGCTTCCACGACATCGAGCCCGCGGCAAAGCTCGGCTTGCGAACAGCGTGGATACAGAGACAGTCCGGCGCGAGCGCATCGGGCGAGGCGCTCGATCGGTCGGTGAATGCCGACGTGCAAGCGCGGTCTCTCGCCGAGTTATGCGACCTGCTGAAGTGCTGA
- a CDS encoding small basic protein: protein MSLDRSLKISTTGAGKRSVMTREERINKLIADKKFDSKKDKVLGLAKTLAGKG from the coding sequence ATGAGCCTTGACCGTTCCTTGAAGATTTCAACCACCGGCGCCGGGAAACGCAGCGTCATGACGCGCGAAGAGCGGATCAACAAGTTGATCGCCGACAAGAAATTCGATTCGAAGAAGGACAAGGTCCTCGGCCTCGCGAAGACGCTCGCAGGCAAGGGCTGA
- a CDS encoding aminotransferase class I/II-fold pyridoxal phosphate-dependent enzyme, which yields MNSLLSRRTLAMSGSGIRRAFELGAKLKDPINLSIGQPDFPVARSVKDAAIHAINSDKNGYSLSRGIPELQARLVEKLSTDFGWSFAASGGESDIVVTPGTSGALVLAAMATLNPGDEIVIPDPYFVLYPAMASLTDAKPVYCDTYPDCKLTAERVEKCITARTKMVVVNSPGNPGGVVNTVDECRDLLDLCQRKNILLLSDEIYDEFTYTESRTQKSARPEKDTAMKCPSPARFPGAEENVLLVRGFGKTYGNTGWRLGYAAGPKKLIEQMIKLQQFSFVCAPTPLQWGAIAALDVDATIQMQEYQKRRDMVVKALAPVTGLKAPGGAFYAFPKIPEKLGMTGLHFLEAAIERNLILVNGGTFSLRDTHFRLSYAVPEHKLQAGLDVLVELLSGS from the coding sequence ATGAACTCGCTGCTCAGCCGCCGCACGCTCGCGATGTCCGGATCGGGAATCCGGCGCGCCTTTGAACTCGGGGCCAAACTGAAAGACCCGATCAATTTGTCGATCGGGCAGCCCGACTTCCCCGTGGCGCGCAGCGTGAAAGACGCCGCGATCCACGCGATCAATTCCGACAAGAACGGCTACAGCCTTTCGCGCGGCATCCCGGAGTTGCAAGCCCGGCTGGTCGAAAAGTTGAGCACCGACTTTGGTTGGTCGTTCGCGGCATCCGGCGGCGAGAGCGACATCGTCGTGACGCCGGGCACGAGCGGTGCGCTCGTGCTCGCGGCGATGGCGACACTCAATCCCGGCGACGAGATCGTCATTCCGGACCCGTACTTCGTGCTCTATCCGGCGATGGCGTCGCTCACCGACGCGAAGCCGGTGTATTGCGACACGTATCCGGATTGCAAACTCACCGCCGAGCGCGTCGAGAAGTGCATCACGGCGCGCACGAAGATGGTCGTCGTGAATTCGCCGGGGAATCCGGGCGGCGTGGTGAACACGGTCGATGAATGCCGCGACCTGCTGGATCTGTGCCAGCGAAAGAACATCCTGCTCTTGAGCGACGAGATCTACGACGAGTTCACGTACACGGAATCGCGCACGCAGAAGTCGGCGCGGCCCGAGAAAGACACGGCGATGAAATGCCCGAGCCCGGCGCGATTTCCGGGCGCGGAAGAAAACGTTCTGCTTGTGAGAGGGTTCGGAAAGACCTACGGCAACACGGGATGGCGGCTGGGGTATGCCGCCGGGCCGAAGAAACTGATCGAGCAGATGATCAAGCTGCAGCAGTTTTCGTTTGTGTGCGCGCCGACGCCACTTCAGTGGGGGGCGATCGCGGCGCTCGATGTCGATGCGACGATCCAGATGCAGGAATACCAGAAGCGGCGCGACATGGTCGTCAAGGCGCTCGCGCCCGTGACGGGGCTGAAGGCGCCGGGCGGCGCGTTCTACGCCTTTCCGAAGATTCCGGAGAAACTCGGCATGACGGGGCTGCACTTCCTCGAGGCGGCGATCGAACGCAACTTGATCCTCGTCAATGGCGGCACGTTCAGCCTGCGCGACACGCACTTTCGATTGAGTTACGCCGTGCCGGAACACAAACTGCAAGCGGGGCTCGACGTGCTGGTCGAATTGCTTTCGGGCTCGTGA
- the nrdR gene encoding transcriptional regulator NrdR: MLCPFCNADNDKVIDSRASDAGKTIRRRRECVACSKRFTTYERVEQATRLVVVKRDGTRVPFARENVLKGVVAACGKRPIPETSKERVADVVEEELHKEFDREVESRVIGERVMAKLRDLDEVAYIRFASEYYKFRNVEDIMQQLETLNGRIKDVKDQQKLF, translated from the coding sequence GTGCTCTGTCCCTTCTGCAACGCCGACAACGACAAGGTCATCGACAGCCGCGCCAGCGACGCGGGGAAGACCATTCGCCGCCGCCGGGAATGCGTCGCGTGCAGCAAGCGCTTCACAACCTACGAGCGGGTAGAGCAGGCGACGAGGCTGGTCGTCGTCAAGCGCGACGGCACGCGCGTGCCGTTCGCACGCGAGAACGTGCTCAAGGGCGTCGTCGCTGCCTGCGGCAAGCGCCCGATCCCCGAAACCTCGAAAGAGCGCGTCGCCGACGTCGTCGAAGAAGAGCTGCACAAGGAATTCGACCGCGAGGTCGAGAGCCGCGTAATCGGCGAGCGCGTGATGGCGAAACTGCGAGACCTCGACGAGGTGGCGTACATCCGCTTCGCGAGCGAGTACTACAAATTCCGCAACGTCGAGGACATCATGCAGCAGCTCGAGACGCTGAACGGGCGGATTAAGGACGTGAAGGATCAGCAGAAGCTGTTTTAG
- a CDS encoding CHRD domain-containing protein, which translates to MPFKSAAKIGSAAALVAFGAISQGALIHYEAFLDGPSESPPNASPGTGFATFDFDTVLHTMKMHVEFTGLIGTTTASHIHAPTAVPFSGTAGVATTTPTFAGFPLGVTSGIYDITLDLTLASSWNPAYITANGGTTAGAESAFMASIAAGKAYLNIHTASFPGGEIRGFLRVPSPSALGLAGIGGLVMAARRRR; encoded by the coding sequence ATGCCATTCAAGTCTGCGGCCAAGATTGGTAGCGCTGCGGCGCTCGTCGCGTTCGGGGCGATTTCACAGGGTGCGCTCATTCACTACGAGGCGTTTCTCGACGGGCCATCGGAGTCGCCACCCAATGCGTCGCCCGGCACCGGTTTCGCGACCTTCGATTTCGACACTGTCTTGCACACCATGAAAATGCATGTCGAATTCACCGGCTTGATCGGAACAACGACAGCAAGCCATATTCACGCTCCCACCGCTGTCCCGTTCTCCGGCACTGCCGGCGTCGCCACGACGACTCCGACTTTCGCGGGGTTCCCGCTCGGCGTAACGAGCGGCATCTACGACATCACACTCGACCTGACCTTGGCATCCTCGTGGAATCCGGCGTATATCACCGCAAACGGCGGCACGACCGCGGGCGCCGAGTCGGCCTTTATGGCCAGCATCGCCGCGGGCAAGGCCTATTTGAATATCCACACGGCGTCATTCCCGGGCGGAGAGATCCGCGGATTCCTGAGAGTTCCGTCTCCGAGCGCGCTCGGCCTCGCCGGGATCGGCGGGCTTGTCATGGCCGCTCGACGCCGACGCTGA
- a CDS encoding SIMPL domain-containing protein codes for MQYSVRLNLFGTAFAFACLLGLSIVASTLVVSRSIQARSAEQSRARREIEMRGSARLRVRSDLAVWRVVVRAQGSSLQTTFDALEKSTRAVHEFLVSQEFSSDEISLSAISTRPIHARNKEGEALDDISGYSLERAAIVTTANVEKAAGAATAVTQLLRDGVEVMSGRPEFTCTKLGDIRQTLLGNAAKDARSRAEEVVSNTGGKIGAVRDVRTNPIQVTEPNSTEVSGMGRYDTSTIEKDVTGVVSVTFGIE; via the coding sequence ATGCAATACAGCGTTCGCCTGAACCTTTTCGGAACAGCCTTTGCTTTCGCGTGCCTGCTCGGGCTCAGTATCGTTGCGAGCACGCTGGTTGTGTCGAGGTCGATTCAGGCCCGATCGGCGGAACAGAGCCGAGCCCGCCGCGAAATCGAGATGCGAGGATCGGCGCGCTTGCGGGTCCGATCCGACCTCGCCGTGTGGAGAGTGGTTGTTCGGGCCCAGGGTTCTTCTCTTCAAACGACCTTCGACGCGCTCGAAAAGAGCACCCGGGCGGTTCACGAGTTTCTCGTTTCGCAGGAGTTCTCGTCCGACGAGATATCGCTCAGCGCAATCTCCACGAGGCCCATTCATGCGAGAAACAAGGAGGGTGAGGCGCTGGACGATATCTCTGGCTATTCACTCGAACGCGCCGCCATCGTCACGACCGCCAATGTGGAGAAAGCCGCGGGCGCCGCCACGGCAGTCACGCAGCTCCTGCGCGACGGCGTGGAGGTCATGTCCGGACGGCCGGAATTCACATGCACAAAGCTCGGGGACATCCGGCAAACGCTGCTCGGAAACGCCGCGAAGGATGCGCGATCGCGCGCCGAGGAAGTCGTGAGCAACACCGGCGGCAAGATCGGCGCCGTGCGGGACGTACGAACCAATCCCATCCAGGTCACCGAACCGAACTCTACCGAGGTCAGCGGCATGGGCCGTTACGACACCTCAACCATCGAGAAAGATGTGACCGGGGTCGTCAGCGTTACTTTCGGGATCGAATGA
- the pyrF gene encoding orotidine-5'-phosphate decarboxylase — translation MIGTPTNAADVLCAAVRAAGSPVCVGLDPVLESIPGDIGEAAPHDRIESFSRGVLEAVRGISPAIKFQSACYERYGWQGVRALENAMKIARDLGFVVILDAKRGDIGISATHYAAAACNAGAHFITVNGYLGVSGIQPFLKEKLGVFVLVRTSNPDSAAIQAEALKAGGTVADLMASSVSRLGTTSLGSCGLSDVGAVVGATQSSEGAALRRNMPDQILLIPGFGAQGGKADDIRSMVRPSQSFEHAGVLVTASRSVIYPERGGIPWQDAIRAAAVDFATQIRTVTTVG, via the coding sequence GTGATCGGCACCCCGACAAATGCCGCGGACGTGCTGTGCGCGGCCGTCCGCGCGGCCGGATCCCCGGTTTGCGTCGGACTCGACCCGGTGCTCGAGAGCATTCCGGGCGACATCGGCGAGGCTGCGCCGCACGATCGGATCGAGAGTTTTTCGCGCGGTGTGCTCGAGGCGGTCCGCGGCATTTCGCCGGCGATCAAATTCCAGTCGGCCTGCTATGAGCGCTACGGGTGGCAGGGCGTGCGTGCGCTCGAGAATGCGATGAAAATCGCGCGCGATCTGGGCTTTGTCGTTATCCTCGACGCCAAACGCGGTGACATCGGAATCAGCGCCACGCACTACGCCGCGGCGGCATGCAATGCCGGAGCGCATTTCATCACCGTGAACGGATACCTCGGTGTGAGCGGTATCCAGCCGTTCTTGAAAGAAAAACTCGGCGTTTTCGTGCTCGTGCGTACGAGTAATCCGGACAGCGCGGCAATCCAGGCTGAGGCCTTGAAAGCAGGCGGCACAGTCGCCGATTTGATGGCTTCAAGCGTCAGCCGGCTCGGTACGACGAGCCTGGGTTCGTGTGGGTTGAGCGATGTCGGGGCCGTGGTCGGGGCGACACAATCCTCGGAGGGAGCGGCGCTTCGGCGGAACATGCCCGATCAGATTCTTCTGATACCCGGCTTCGGCGCGCAAGGAGGAAAAGCCGACGACATCCGCTCGATGGTCAGACCAAGCCAGAGTTTCGAACATGCAGGAGTGCTCGTGACCGCGAGTCGATCGGTGATTTATCCGGAACGCGGCGGAATTCCGTGGCAGGACGCCATCCGCGCTGCCGCGGTGGATTTCGCCACACAGATCCGGACTGTGACGACCGTCGGCTGA
- a CDS encoding alpha/beta hydrolase produces MANADKDFMIQPAELPDVFRRFRKSMMRAILIGIVTLSVIGPTHWAQAQRPAPTPSSWKEFKPKKLAPIDRSSVSGEGPQPVIIIAELGCDENTYSEFAKRHAERFTTHTVVLPGSVPGSAAPPLDRGQILDPEWLVNAADAIREYAGQHKIEKPIVIGQGAGGMVAYMLAIRDPDFARGYAIINTLPAPSIGGPGRIPLPEQRSAQVDKLERNTILSMTQSTWANRAQSLLPLQTTDPKRVESMLPMIAAAPISAVRRYSLEPLYLDLREDLNDTQSPILIYATLPSWVRENDRAMLIAAFRNAGYNHPNVRVELVDGARSWFILDEPERFDTPMLTFFGFQPRPEPAKSDAPAEAEKK; encoded by the coding sequence ATGGCAAATGCCGACAAGGACTTTATGATTCAACCCGCCGAACTTCCGGACGTTTTTCGGCGCTTCAGGAAGAGCATGATGCGAGCAATACTGATCGGGATCGTCACGTTGTCCGTCATCGGGCCCACGCACTGGGCTCAGGCGCAGAGGCCCGCGCCGACCCCGTCTTCGTGGAAAGAATTCAAGCCGAAGAAACTCGCTCCGATCGACCGGTCGAGCGTTTCGGGCGAGGGCCCGCAGCCGGTCATCATCATCGCCGAACTCGGCTGCGACGAGAACACCTATTCGGAATTCGCGAAGCGTCACGCCGAGCGGTTTACCACGCACACCGTCGTGCTTCCCGGCTCGGTTCCGGGGAGCGCGGCGCCGCCGCTCGACAGGGGACAGATTCTCGATCCGGAGTGGCTCGTGAATGCCGCGGACGCGATCCGCGAATATGCCGGCCAGCACAAGATCGAAAAGCCGATCGTCATCGGACAGGGCGCCGGCGGCATGGTCGCGTACATGCTCGCGATCCGCGATCCCGATTTTGCACGAGGGTACGCGATCATCAACACGCTTCCCGCGCCCTCGATCGGGGGACCGGGGCGCATCCCGCTACCCGAGCAGCGCAGCGCGCAAGTGGACAAGCTGGAACGCAACACTATTCTCAGCATGACCCAGTCCACCTGGGCCAATAGAGCGCAGTCATTGCTCCCTCTGCAGACCACCGATCCGAAACGCGTCGAGTCGATGCTGCCCATGATCGCGGCGGCTCCGATCAGCGCCGTGCGCCGGTATTCGCTCGAACCGCTGTATCTGGATTTGCGAGAAGATCTGAATGACACCCAGTCGCCGATTCTGATCTACGCAACTCTCCCCAGCTGGGTGAGAGAAAACGATCGGGCGATGCTGATCGCGGCGTTCCGCAATGCGGGATACAACCATCCGAACGTCCGAGTGGAACTCGTGGACGGGGCGCGCTCGTGGTTCATTCTGGATGAACCCGAGCGGTTCGATACGCCCATGCTTACGTTCTTTGGGTTTCAGCCGCGCCCGGAGCCGGCCAAGAGCGACGCGCCGGCCGAAGCGGAGAAAAAGTGA
- a CDS encoding MHS family MFS transporter, with product MTKPHLREKSLWTIIGASSAGTLIEWYDFYIFGALALTIADVFFPKGSGATALLSTLATFAIGFVVRPFGAIVFGYLGDLIGRKYTFLVTLLLMGGATFLIGMLPGYATIGWLAPALLILLRLAQGLALGGEYGGAATYVAEHCPDGQRGYWTSWIQTTATLGLFLSLGVILICRAWLSPAEFVAWGWRIPFWVSLVLVAFSYYIRRRMSESPLFQRMKASGKGAKNPLKESFGRKENLKLVLLALFGATAGQGVVWYTGQFYAMNFLKTTLAIEPTQAEYIIGIALLLGTPFFIVMGSLSDKIGRKGVMLTGCLLALVLYYPIYGAMAAMADLSNQSRYQYVNDGIQSLGEPKFERIPPDPARDLPGRSITTERATHNYLNGTVNTTTTTRTVYEGTYRVDEVTKNSIRFPSLTSPPAMALTFLVFVQVFLVTMVYGPIAAFLVELFPTRIRYTSMSLPYHIGNGVFGGMVPFIGQLLYVKTGNQFAGLWYPMAVCAVTIVVGLFFLKERRHVRLLDEH from the coding sequence ATGACCAAGCCCCACCTTCGCGAAAAGAGTCTCTGGACCATCATCGGGGCGTCCTCCGCGGGGACGCTGATCGAGTGGTACGACTTCTACATCTTCGGCGCACTCGCCCTTACCATCGCGGACGTCTTTTTTCCGAAGGGCTCGGGCGCAACGGCGCTGCTCTCGACTCTCGCCACCTTTGCGATCGGGTTCGTCGTGCGTCCGTTCGGCGCGATCGTCTTCGGCTACCTCGGCGATCTGATCGGCCGCAAGTACACGTTCCTGGTGACGCTCCTGCTCATGGGCGGGGCGACGTTTCTGATCGGAATGCTGCCGGGCTATGCCACGATCGGCTGGCTGGCGCCGGCCCTGCTCATCCTACTGCGACTGGCGCAGGGGCTTGCTCTCGGGGGCGAATACGGCGGCGCAGCAACATATGTCGCCGAGCATTGTCCCGATGGACAGCGCGGATATTGGACGAGTTGGATTCAAACGACGGCGACGCTCGGGCTCTTCTTGTCGCTCGGCGTGATTCTCATCTGCCGCGCGTGGCTCAGTCCGGCGGAATTCGTGGCATGGGGCTGGCGGATTCCATTCTGGGTGTCGCTGGTGCTGGTGGCTTTTTCCTACTACATCCGCCGGCGGATGAGCGAATCGCCTTTGTTCCAGCGGATGAAGGCGTCGGGCAAGGGCGCGAAGAACCCGCTGAAGGAGTCGTTCGGCAGAAAAGAGAATCTCAAGCTGGTTCTGCTCGCTCTCTTCGGCGCGACCGCCGGCCAAGGCGTGGTCTGGTACACGGGCCAGTTCTACGCGATGAACTTCCTGAAGACAACGCTCGCGATCGAGCCGACGCAGGCCGAGTACATCATCGGGATCGCGCTCCTGCTCGGCACGCCCTTCTTCATCGTGATGGGGTCGCTTTCGGACAAGATCGGCCGGAAGGGAGTCATGCTCACGGGCTGCCTCCTGGCGCTCGTGCTCTACTACCCGATCTACGGCGCGATGGCGGCCATGGCCGACCTCTCCAATCAATCGCGGTATCAATATGTCAACGACGGCATTCAGTCCTTGGGAGAGCCCAAGTTCGAGCGCATCCCGCCCGACCCGGCGCGCGATCTCCCGGGGCGCTCCATCACCACCGAGCGTGCGACGCACAACTACCTGAACGGCACGGTGAATACGACCACAACCACGCGCACGGTCTACGAGGGAACCTACCGGGTCGATGAGGTAACCAAGAACTCGATCCGCTTCCCCTCCCTCACCAGCCCGCCCGCGATGGCGCTCACGTTCCTCGTGTTCGTGCAGGTGTTTCTGGTCACGATGGTTTACGGGCCGATCGCCGCGTTCCTCGTCGAGCTGTTCCCCACGCGCATCCGCTACACCAGCATGTCGCTGCCGTATCACATCGGCAACGGCGTCTTCGGCGGCATGGTCCCGTTCATCGGCCAACTGCTGTACGTGAAGACCGGCAATCAGTTCGCCGGGCTGTGGTATCCGATGGCGGTCTGCGCGGTCACGATCGTGGTCGGGCTGTTCTTTCTAAAAGAACGCCGCCACGTCAGGCTGCTCGACGAGCACTAA